Part of the Sulfuricurvum kujiense DSM 16994 genome, CAGTTACTCGGTATCAAAGAGTGTGACATCCACGGCAAGAAAGTATTTATTCGATGTGATTTTAACGTTCCGATGGACGATTACGGCAATATTACCGATGACAGACGAATCCGCTCAGCACTAGCAACAATCAATTATTGTCTTGATCAAAAATGTGCAATTATTTTGGCATCACACTTCGGACGTCCTAAAGGGGAACCGGATGAAAAATATTCACTTGCACCTATAGCCCGTCGGTTGCATCAGCTTCTTAAAATTGATGTTCAGGTGGCGGATGACGTTGTCGGAGAGAGTGCGTTAAAACTTGCTCACGAGCTTAAAAACGGAGAAGTATTGCTTCTGGAGAACCTCCGTTTTGAAAAAGGGGAGACGAAAAATGACCCTGATTTAAGTGCTGCATTGGCTTCGATGGCAGAAGTGTATATTAATGACGCATTCGGTGTCAGCCACCGTGCTCATGCTTCGGTTGAGGGGATAACTGCACATTTTGATAATGCACATAAAGCAGCCGGTTTCTTGCTTCAAAAAGAGATTCAATTTTTCGGAACTTTACTAGAGCATCCTGTAAGACCGTTTGCCGCGATTGTCGGCGGAAGCAAAGTTTCAGGGAAGCTTGAAGCATTGATAAACCTGCTGCCGAAAGTGGATAAAATGCTGATCGGCGGGGGGATGGCCTTCACATTTCTCAAAGCGTTGGGGCATGACGTCGGAAATTCCCTTGTTGAAGACGATTTGATTCCTGAAGCTCTCAAAATCATGGAAGAAGCGAAACGGTTGGGAGTCAAGTTTTATTTGCCGGTAGATGTCGTTGCGGCAGAAAAATTTGCCCCTGATTCCGCCAGCCGTCTTTGCAGCGTTCAAGAGATCCCTTCAGGATGGATGGGACTCGATATCGGGCCTGCGACTGTAAGACTGTATCGTCAGGTACTCGGTGATGTTCAGACGATCCTATGGAACGGGCCGATGGGAGTTTATGAGATGGATCGATATGCACGCGGATCCAATAAAATTGCCCATTTTGTCGCCGATTCCTATGCGACGAGCGTCGTCGGCGGAGGCGATACGGCTGATTTGGTTCAACGTGTCGGGTTGGATGAAGAGATTACCTTTATCTCTACCGGAGGCGGAGCATCACTGGAGTTGCTTGAAGGGAAAATTCTTCC contains:
- a CDS encoding phosphoglycerate kinase, giving the protein MQLLGIKECDIHGKKVFIRCDFNVPMDDYGNITDDRRIRSALATINYCLDQKCAIILASHFGRPKGEPDEKYSLAPIARRLHQLLKIDVQVADDVVGESALKLAHELKNGEVLLLENLRFEKGETKNDPDLSAALASMAEVYINDAFGVSHRAHASVEGITAHFDNAHKAAGFLLQKEIQFFGTLLEHPVRPFAAIVGGSKVSGKLEALINLLPKVDKMLIGGGMAFTFLKALGHDVGNSLVEDDLIPEALKIMEEAKRLGVKFYLPVDVVAAEKFAPDSASRLCSVQEIPSGWMGLDIGPATVRLYRQVLGDVQTILWNGPMGVYEMDRYARGSNKIAHFVADSYATSVVGGGDTADLVQRVGLDEEITFISTGGGASLELLEGKILPGVKPLLK